A single genomic interval of Polaribacter vadi harbors:
- the rplM gene encoding 50S ribosomal protein L13 yields MNTLSYKTVSANSATVNKEWVLVDADGQTLGRLASKVAKLIRGKYKPNFTPHVDCGDNVVIINAEKIVLTGNKWKEKSYIRHTGYPGGQRSLTATEMFEKDPTRLIEKAVKGMLPKNILGAALYRNLYVYAGTEHKHAGQAPKAINLNDLK; encoded by the coding sequence ATGAACACATTAAGTTACAAAACAGTATCAGCAAACAGCGCTACCGTAAACAAGGAGTGGGTTTTAGTTGATGCTGACGGTCAAACGTTGGGTCGTCTAGCTTCTAAAGTAGCAAAGCTAATTAGAGGTAAATATAAGCCAAACTTTACTCCTCACGTAGATTGTGGAGACAACGTGGTTATTATCAACGCAGAAAAAATTGTTTTAACGGGTAACAAATGGAAAGAGAAATCTTACATTCGTCATACAGGATATCCAGGAGGACAAAGATCATTAACTGCAACAGAAATGTTTGAGAAAGATCCTACAAGATTAATCGAAAAAGCAGTAAAAGGAATGTTACCTAAAAATATTTTAGGAGCAGCACTTTACAGAAACTTGTATGTTTATGCAGGTACTGAGCACAAACATGCAGGTCAAGCACCTAAAGCTATTAACCTTAACGATCTTAAATAA
- a CDS encoding efflux RND transporter permease subunit yields MFKKFIKRPVLAIVISIMILFIGSLSIKQLPISQFPEIAPTTVNIFIAYPGSNAEVLVNSTLIPLETAINGVQGMRYIASDATSAGEATIRIIFEPGTDPDQAVVRVKTRVDQVMPLLPELVQREGVIITPIQPSMLMYVNLSSTDKNIDEKFLYNYAYTKVIPDIQRINGIANAQILGSRKYAIRVWLKPDRMRAYNISAEEVMEAMQEQSILARPGRLGQSSGIASQSLEYVLTYQDRYNEPEQYKEIIIRANEEGEIIKLADIADVKLGSEFFDIYSNLDGKPSASIVLKQTVGSNGSDVIKDVKAKLDELKIDLPPNVDFNISYDVSNFLNASIEQVIHTLRDAFILVAIVVFLFLGDWRSTLIPIIAVPVSLIGAFFVMQMFGLSINLITLFALVLAIGIVVDDAIVVVEAVHAKMEEENLSPYQASYAVLGEIGGAIVAITLVMVSVFIPISFMTGPVGVFYRQFSITMAGSIIISALVALTLTPVLCAMLLKNNHGKVKKSPVDKFINWFNKGFEKLTGKYVAILNKIVARRIVTFGILAIFCVGIYVTNESLPAGFIPNEDQGMIYAIIQTPPGSTLERTNEVAKKLQKICEENEGVESVTSLAGYEIMTEGRGSNAGTCLINLKPWHDRHQSVHEIMEELEEETKDLGAIIEYFEPPAVPGFGSSGGFSLRLLDKTNSTDYHEFEKVNNNFMEALEKRPELKGLFTFYSANYPQYELKINNKIAMQKGVTISKAMENLNILIGSTYEQGFIRFGRFFKVYTQAAPEYRRLPSDLEKLFVKNEQGEMVPYSAFMTIEKKLGPNEITRYNLYNSASIRGLPAVGFTSGDAIAAIKEVAAKELPRDYDIAWEDLSFDEAKRGSESIYIFIIVLIFVYFVLAAQYESFLLPLVVILSLPVGVFGSFLLLKMMGLANDVYAQIGLIMLVGLLGKNAVLIVEFAVQKQLQGATILEAAIEGAKARFRPILMTSFAFIAGLIPLVLATGAGAIGNKTIGGSALGGMFIGTMFGVLIIPGLYYIFASLAKGRGLIMDENFEPISEEFMRTSERKSNTEKTLKRIKKILKKLTKNKNDE; encoded by the coding sequence ATGTTTAAAAAATTTATAAAAAGACCTGTTTTAGCAATCGTTATTTCTATAATGATTCTATTTATTGGTTCGCTTTCCATTAAGCAATTACCAATTTCTCAGTTTCCAGAAATTGCGCCAACTACTGTAAATATATTTATTGCCTATCCAGGTTCTAACGCAGAAGTTTTAGTAAACTCAACGTTAATTCCTTTAGAAACTGCCATTAATGGTGTGCAAGGAATGCGTTACATCGCTTCAGATGCTACAAGTGCAGGAGAAGCAACCATCAGAATTATTTTTGAACCTGGTACGGACCCAGACCAAGCAGTTGTTCGTGTAAAAACAAGGGTAGATCAAGTAATGCCATTGTTACCAGAATTGGTACAAAGAGAAGGTGTAATTATTACACCAATTCAGCCAAGTATGTTAATGTATGTAAACCTATCTAGCACCGATAAAAATATCGACGAAAAGTTTTTATACAATTATGCGTACACAAAAGTAATTCCAGATATTCAACGAATTAACGGAATTGCAAATGCCCAAATTTTAGGAAGTAGAAAATATGCAATTCGTGTTTGGTTAAAACCAGATAGAATGCGTGCTTACAATATTTCTGCAGAAGAAGTTATGGAAGCCATGCAAGAGCAAAGTATTTTGGCAAGGCCAGGAAGATTAGGACAAAGCTCTGGAATTGCATCACAATCTTTAGAATATGTGTTAACATATCAAGATAGATATAATGAGCCAGAACAATATAAAGAGATTATAATTCGTGCCAATGAAGAAGGTGAAATAATAAAATTAGCAGATATTGCTGATGTAAAATTAGGAAGCGAATTTTTTGATATTTATTCTAATTTAGATGGCAAACCTTCTGCATCAATTGTTTTAAAGCAAACTGTTGGTAGTAATGGTAGTGATGTTATTAAAGACGTTAAAGCAAAATTAGACGAACTAAAAATAGATTTACCACCCAATGTAGATTTTAATATTTCTTATGATGTTTCTAACTTTTTAAACGCTTCCATAGAGCAAGTTATTCATACATTAAGGGATGCGTTTATTTTAGTTGCTATTGTAGTTTTCTTATTTTTAGGCGATTGGCGCTCAACATTAATTCCAATTATTGCTGTACCTGTTTCTTTAATTGGAGCATTCTTTGTGATGCAAATGTTTGGTTTATCTATCAACTTAATTACACTTTTTGCATTGGTTTTAGCAATTGGAATTGTGGTAGATGATGCCATTGTTGTGGTTGAGGCTGTGCATGCAAAAATGGAAGAGGAAAATTTATCTCCTTACCAAGCATCGTATGCTGTTTTAGGCGAAATTGGTGGGGCAATTGTAGCCATAACATTAGTAATGGTTTCTGTATTTATTCCAATTTCTTTTATGACTGGACCTGTTGGTGTTTTCTACAGACAGTTTTCAATAACAATGGCTGGTTCTATTATAATTTCTGCCTTGGTTGCTTTAACATTAACACCAGTTTTGTGTGCAATGTTGCTTAAAAATAATCATGGAAAAGTAAAAAAATCTCCTGTTGATAAATTTATAAATTGGTTTAATAAAGGTTTTGAAAAATTAACTGGAAAATATGTTGCCATCTTAAATAAAATTGTGGCAAGACGTATTGTAACCTTCGGAATTTTGGCGATATTTTGTGTAGGAATTTATGTTACAAATGAATCTTTACCTGCTGGTTTTATTCCAAACGAAGACCAAGGAATGATTTATGCCATTATTCAAACTCCTCCAGGTTCTACTTTAGAACGCACAAATGAAGTTGCTAAAAAATTGCAGAAAATATGTGAAGAAAATGAAGGTGTAGAATCTGTAACATCTTTAGCGGGTTATGAAATTATGACAGAAGGTAGAGGATCTAATGCTGGAACGTGTTTAATCAATTTAAAACCTTGGCATGATCGTCATCAATCTGTGCACGAAATCATGGAAGAACTAGAAGAAGAAACCAAAGATTTAGGTGCCATTATAGAATATTTCGAACCACCTGCAGTACCTGGATTTGGTTCTTCTGGCGGATTTTCTTTGCGATTGTTAGACAAGACAAACTCTACAGATTACCACGAATTTGAAAAAGTTAATAATAATTTTATGGAAGCTTTAGAAAAACGTCCAGAATTAAAAGGCTTATTTACATTTTACTCTGCAAATTATCCTCAATACGAATTAAAAATTAATAATAAAATTGCGATGCAAAAAGGCGTTACTATTAGCAAAGCAATGGAAAATTTGAATATTTTAATTGGTAGTACCTACGAACAAGGATTTATTCGTTTTGGAAGGTTTTTTAAAGTATATACACAAGCTGCTCCAGAATATAGACGATTGCCATCTGATTTAGAAAAACTTTTTGTAAAAAACGAACAAGGAGAAATGGTGCCTTATTCAGCTTTTATGACCATCGAAAAAAAGTTAGGTCCAAACGAAATTACACGTTACAATTTATACAATTCTGCTTCTATTAGAGGTTTGCCAGCAGTTGGTTTTACAAGTGGAGATGCCATTGCTGCTATTAAAGAAGTTGCAGCAAAAGAATTACCAAGAGATTATGACATTGCTTGGGAAGATTTATCTTTTGATGAAGCAAAAAGAGGAAGTGAATCCATCTACATTTTTATCATCGTTTTAATATTTGTGTACTTTGTATTGGCTGCTCAATATGAAAGTTTTCTATTACCACTTGTTGTTATTTTATCTTTACCTGTTGGGGTTTTTGGATCTTTTCTTTTATTAAAAATGATGGGGTTAGCCAATGATGTATATGCACAAATTGGTTTGATCATGTTGGTTGGTTTATTGGGAAAAAATGCCGTTTTAATTGTAGAATTTGCAGTTCAAAAACAATTACAAGGTGCAACAATATTAGAAGCTGCTATTGAAGGTGCAAAAGCAAGATTTCGTCCAATTTTAATGACTTCTTTTGCATTTATTGCAGGTTTAATCCCTTTAGTTTTAGCAACTGGAGCAGGTGCAATTGGTAATAAAACCATTGGTGGTTCTGCGCTTGGTGGTATGTTTATAGGCACAATGTTTGGCGTTTTAATTATACCTGGCTTGTATTATATTTTTGCAAGTTTAGCAAAAGGAAGAGGTTTAATTATGGATGAAAATTTTGAGCCAATTTCCGAAGAGTTTATGCGAACATCTGAAAGAAAAAGTAATACTGAAAAAACACTAAAAAGGATTAAAAAAATATTAAAAAAACTCACTAAAAACAAAAATGATGAATAA
- the nhaA gene encoding Na+/H+ antiporter NhaA: MIRKVFLTPFQKFIKIEGFSGILLLLSTIIALIWANSSFGNTYAELWDYKIGISGEGFELKKPLLLWINDGLMAIFFFLIGLEIKREVLIGELNSVKKLAFPLFGAIGGALIPVGLYILLNQNPETFKGWGIPMATDIAFSLAVLNALGKRVPLSLKIFLIAFAIVDDIEAVLVIAIFYSGTIKTTLLLIALGLLAILYFLSYKGYYSKFILFFTGVVVWILFLKSGVHPTVAGILLAFSVPIRQRINSYTFVTQLENVYNNIKKASISRKPILSNEQIESMDDLESWSNKFQSPLQHLEHNLHGWVAYFIIPVFALANAGVLIDSSAGIEVALVVNIVICLVLGKGLGIPIVIFIAEKLNLLQIPANINFKQIIGVSFIAGIGFTMAIFVASLAFTSSPEYISSAKIGILLGSLISAIIGYLILRFSTKKNVFLKKGLRIVN, from the coding sequence ATGATTAGAAAAGTATTTCTTACACCATTTCAAAAATTTATAAAAATTGAAGGTTTTAGCGGGATTTTATTATTGTTGAGTACAATAATTGCATTAATCTGGGCTAATTCTAGTTTTGGAAATACATATGCTGAACTTTGGGATTATAAAATAGGAATTTCTGGCGAAGGTTTTGAACTTAAAAAACCTTTATTACTTTGGATTAATGATGGCTTAATGGCAATTTTCTTCTTTTTAATTGGTTTAGAAATAAAAAGAGAAGTGTTAATTGGTGAATTAAATTCTGTAAAGAAATTAGCATTCCCCTTATTTGGCGCCATTGGTGGAGCTTTAATTCCAGTGGGTTTATACATTCTTTTAAATCAAAATCCAGAAACATTTAAAGGTTGGGGAATTCCTATGGCTACAGATATAGCATTTTCCTTAGCAGTTTTAAATGCTTTAGGAAAAAGAGTGCCATTAAGTTTAAAAATATTTTTAATCGCTTTTGCAATTGTAGATGATATTGAAGCTGTTTTAGTAATCGCTATTTTTTATAGTGGCACCATAAAAACAACGTTACTTTTAATTGCTTTAGGTTTATTAGCAATCTTATACTTTTTATCTTATAAAGGCTATTACTCAAAATTCATTTTATTTTTTACAGGAGTTGTTGTTTGGATCTTATTTTTAAAATCTGGTGTTCACCCAACTGTGGCAGGAATTTTACTAGCTTTTTCTGTACCTATAAGGCAAAGAATAAATAGTTATACATTTGTTACACAACTAGAAAATGTTTATAATAATATTAAAAAAGCAAGCATTTCAAGGAAGCCTATTTTATCTAATGAGCAAATAGAATCTATGGACGATTTAGAGAGCTGGAGTAATAAATTTCAATCTCCTTTGCAGCATTTAGAACATAATTTACATGGTTGGGTTGCTTATTTTATAATTCCTGTTTTCGCGCTTGCAAATGCTGGTGTGCTTATAGATAGTTCTGCAGGTATAGAAGTTGCATTGGTTGTAAATATTGTAATTTGTTTGGTTTTAGGAAAAGGTTTAGGCATACCAATTGTAATATTTATTGCTGAAAAATTAAACCTGTTGCAAATTCCTGCAAATATAAATTTTAAACAAATTATAGGCGTTTCATTTATTGCTGGTATAGGTTTTACAATGGCAATTTTTGTGGCAAGTTTAGCATTTACATCTAGTCCAGAATATATAAGTTCAGCAAAAATTGGTATTTTACTGGGATCACTTATTTCTGCAATTATTGGCTATTTAATTTTAAGGTTTAGCACCAAAAAAAATGTATTTTTAAAAAAAGGATTGAGAATTGTTAATTAA
- the rpsI gene encoding 30S ribosomal protein S9: MDIVHKIGRRKTAVARIYLSEGKGEIVVNNKDYKNYFTTGTLQYKVQQPLMLTENLESYDIKVNVYGGGVTGQAEAIRLAITRALVFINAEHRLILKPEGLLTRDPRMVERKKFGQKKARKKFQFSKR; this comes from the coding sequence ATGGATATAGTACATAAAATAGGTAGAAGAAAAACGGCTGTTGCTCGTATTTATCTTTCTGAAGGAAAAGGAGAAATTGTAGTTAATAATAAAGATTATAAAAACTACTTTACAACAGGAACTTTACAATATAAAGTACAACAACCTTTAATGTTAACAGAAAACTTAGAGTCTTATGACATTAAAGTTAATGTTTACGGTGGTGGAGTTACTGGTCAAGCAGAAGCAATTCGTTTAGCAATTACAAGAGCATTAGTATTTATTAATGCAGAACACAGATTAATTTTAAAGCCAGAAGGTTTATTAACTCGTGATCCAAGAATGGTTGAACGTAAGAAATTCGGTCAGAAAAAAGCACGTAAAAAATTCCAATTCTCGAAACGTTAA
- the tsf gene encoding translation elongation factor Ts — METVKVSAADVKKLREATGAGMMDCKKALVEAGNDFDKAIDVLRKKGQKIAAKRADRDSTEGVAVTKINDDNTVGVAIVLACETDFVGKNDSFVALGGQFADIALNTNSKEEFLAADFGGMTVADKLVEQTGVIGEKLEITAFEKVEAAYVGAYTHIGKIAALVGLSAVVENAEELAKDVAMQVASMGATTLSYKDFDPAFVAAETEARIAVIEKDNIELGRLGKTLKNVPQYISMSQLTPEVLAKAEADAKAELAAEGKPEKIWDRILPGKIDRFVADNTTLDMEQCLLDQAFIKDDKKNVAEYVKTYGDVEVSTFKRVTLG, encoded by the coding sequence ATGGAAACAGTAAAAGTAAGTGCTGCTGATGTTAAAAAGTTAAGAGAAGCTACTGGAGCTGGAATGATGGACTGTAAAAAGGCATTAGTTGAAGCTGGTAACGATTTTGACAAAGCAATAGATGTTTTACGTAAAAAAGGTCAGAAAATTGCTGCAAAAAGAGCTGATAGAGATTCTACAGAAGGTGTTGCAGTAACTAAAATTAATGATGACAATACAGTTGGTGTTGCTATCGTTTTAGCTTGTGAAACTGATTTTGTTGGTAAAAACGATTCTTTTGTAGCTTTAGGTGGTCAGTTTGCTGATATCGCTTTGAATACAAATAGTAAAGAAGAGTTTTTAGCTGCTGATTTTGGTGGAATGACTGTTGCTGATAAATTGGTTGAACAAACTGGTGTAATTGGTGAAAAATTAGAAATTACTGCTTTCGAAAAAGTAGAAGCTGCCTATGTTGGTGCTTATACACACATTGGTAAAATTGCTGCTTTAGTTGGTTTATCTGCTGTTGTAGAGAATGCTGAAGAATTAGCAAAAGATGTTGCAATGCAAGTTGCTTCAATGGGTGCAACTACTTTATCTTACAAAGATTTTGATCCTGCATTTGTTGCTGCTGAAACAGAAGCTAGAATTGCAGTTATCGAAAAAGATAATATCGAATTAGGTAGATTAGGGAAAACGTTGAAAAATGTTCCTCAATATATTTCTATGTCTCAATTAACTCCAGAAGTTTTAGCGAAAGCTGAAGCTGATGCAAAAGCTGAATTAGCTGCAGAAGGGAAACCAGAAAAAATCTGGGACAGAATTTTACCAGGAAAAATTGATAGATTCGTTGCTGATAACACAACTTTAGATATGGAACAATGTCTTTTAGATCAAGCTTTTATTAAAGATGATAAAAAGAACGTTGCAGAATATGTAAAGACTTATGGTGATGTAGAAGTATCTACTTTTAAAAGAGTTACTTTAGGATAA
- the rpsB gene encoding 30S ribosomal protein S2, translated as MANINIQELLDSGVHFGHLTRKWNPNMAPYIYTERNGVHIIDLYKTAAKIEETSEALKKIANSGRKILFVATKKQAKDIVSEKAKAVSMPYITERWPGGMLTNFVTIRKAVKKMAHIDRMKQDGSFDALSKREKLQINRQREKLEKNLGSISDMTRLPGALFIVDIKKEHIAVAEAQKLNIPIFAMVDTNSDPREVDFVIPANDDASKSVDKVLSFLTDAIAEGLSDRKADKDKVKEAKSPKEPKAPKKDEKAKAAKATDEEE; from the coding sequence ATGGCAAATATAAATATTCAAGAATTATTAGATAGTGGTGTTCATTTTGGACATTTAACTAGAAAATGGAACCCAAACATGGCTCCATATATTTATACTGAAAGAAATGGTGTACACATCATTGATTTGTATAAAACTGCAGCAAAAATAGAAGAAACTTCAGAAGCTTTAAAAAAGATTGCAAACTCTGGACGTAAAATTTTATTTGTTGCTACAAAAAAACAAGCAAAAGATATCGTATCTGAAAAAGCGAAAGCTGTTAGCATGCCTTACATTACAGAAAGATGGCCAGGTGGAATGTTAACGAACTTTGTTACTATTAGAAAAGCTGTTAAAAAAATGGCTCATATTGATAGAATGAAGCAAGATGGTTCTTTTGATGCCTTATCAAAAAGAGAAAAATTACAAATTAATCGTCAGAGAGAAAAATTAGAAAAGAATTTAGGTTCTATTTCTGATATGACTCGTTTGCCTGGTGCTTTATTTATTGTGGATATTAAAAAAGAGCACATTGCAGTAGCAGAAGCTCAAAAATTAAACATCCCAATTTTTGCAATGGTAGATACAAACTCTGATCCAAGAGAGGTAGATTTTGTAATTCCTGCAAATGATGATGCTTCTAAATCTGTAGATAAAGTTTTATCTTTTTTAACAGATGCAATTGCTGAAGGTTTATCTGACAGAAAAGCAGATAAAGATAAAGTAAAAGAAGCTAAAAGTCCTAAAGAGCCAAAAGCTCCTAAAAAAGACGAGAAAGCAAAAGCTGCTAAAGCAACAGACGAAGAAGAATAA
- a CDS encoding TolC family protein, giving the protein MNKLIQKITKKSYFILAFSILFISFYSCVPSQQLIRNENKIVPKNFNSKISDSLNSAKINWKNFFSDANLVALIDTALVNNQELNIISQQINRAKNEIGIRKGEYLPFVNIYAGSEFEKVGEFTRNGAVERNLNIRENEEFPEPLPNFSVGLAASWELDVWKKLRNGKKAATLEYLSSIEGKNFMVTNLVAEIASSYYELQALDNQLLIINENLELQQNALKMVKLQKEAARATQLAVRRFEAEVFKNQSNQFRIQQQIVETENKINFLIGHYPKKIPRDSENFISKKIDTIFTGIPSQLLANRPDIRQAEYELQASKLNVAIAKANFYPSIGIKAGVGLEAFQPKFLTHTPESLLYSLVGDVVGPLINRNAIKATYKSANAKQLQAVFEYEKSILNGFMEVSNELSNISNLKKSYDLKEQQVNALKESINLSLQLFRSARVEYTEVLFVQREALDSKLEIVETKRDQLLANVKLYQTLGGGWQ; this is encoded by the coding sequence ATGAATAAATTAATTCAAAAAATAACAAAAAAGAGTTATTTTATTTTAGCGTTTAGCATTTTGTTTATTTCTTTTTATTCTTGTGTTCCTTCACAACAATTAATTAGAAATGAAAATAAAATTGTTCCTAAAAATTTTAATAGTAAAATTTCGGACTCTTTAAATTCAGCAAAAATTAACTGGAAAAATTTCTTTTCTGATGCCAATTTGGTTGCTTTAATTGATACTGCTTTGGTAAATAACCAAGAGTTAAATATTATTTCGCAACAAATAAATAGAGCAAAAAATGAAATCGGAATAAGAAAAGGAGAATATTTGCCTTTCGTAAATATTTATGCAGGCTCTGAATTTGAAAAAGTAGGTGAGTTTACCAGAAATGGCGCTGTTGAAAGAAACCTAAATATTCGCGAAAACGAAGAGTTTCCTGAACCTTTACCGAATTTCTCAGTTGGTTTAGCTGCTTCTTGGGAATTGGATGTTTGGAAAAAATTACGAAATGGCAAAAAAGCAGCAACTTTAGAATATTTATCATCTATAGAAGGTAAAAATTTTATGGTCACAAATTTGGTTGCAGAAATTGCTAGTTCTTATTATGAATTGCAGGCTTTGGACAACCAATTGTTAATTATAAATGAAAATTTAGAGCTTCAACAAAATGCGTTAAAAATGGTGAAATTGCAAAAGGAAGCAGCAAGAGCAACCCAATTAGCAGTTAGACGTTTTGAAGCAGAAGTTTTTAAAAACCAAAGCAATCAGTTTAGAATTCAACAACAAATTGTAGAAACAGAAAATAAGATTAACTTTTTGATTGGCCATTATCCAAAGAAAATACCAAGAGATTCAGAAAATTTTATCAGTAAAAAAATAGATACAATTTTTACAGGAATTCCATCGCAATTATTAGCAAACAGACCAGATATTAGACAAGCTGAATATGAGTTACAAGCATCAAAATTAAATGTTGCCATTGCAAAAGCTAATTTTTATCCATCAATAGGTATAAAAGCTGGTGTTGGTTTGGAGGCTTTTCAACCAAAATTCTTAACCCATACTCCAGAGTCATTATTATACTCTTTAGTTGGTGATGTTGTTGGTCCTTTAATAAATAGAAATGCTATAAAAGCAACATATAAAAGCGCAAATGCAAAACAATTACAAGCTGTATTTGAATATGAAAAATCTATTTTAAATGGATTTATGGAGGTTTCTAATGAGCTTTCGAACATCAGCAATCTTAAAAAAAGTTATGATTTAAAAGAACAACAAGTAAATGCGCTTAAAGAATCGATTAATTTATCACTTCAATTGTTTAGATCTGCAAGAGTAGAATATACAGAAGTTTTATTTGTACAAAGAGAAGCTTTAGATTCTAAATTAGAAATTGTTGAAACAAAAAGAGATCAACTTTTGGCAAATGTAAAATTATACCAAACTTTAGGTGGAGGTTGGCAATAG
- a CDS encoding sensor histidine kinase, whose protein sequence is MSIKNTALEERIKELTCLYEVSSIIVNADAVEISETLKAIGKSLKKGFQFPEQTNILIEIPLHTYKTGPLNQEHQISADVILFNKIKGRIVASIKKKSLLFLDEEQPLLDNVALKLGNLLERIEIQQNEISLKRQMERADRLKILGELTAGIAHELNTPLANILGFAELLKDDFKNVNQTTQDVDKIISNAIFAREVVKKLMFFACEMPQEKKEINIVPNIKNALNLLEATFRKEQVKHTIIIDESELNLKADTVQITQILFNLIINAIYFSPKNGLVTIKAHQTKTDIVLEIFDEGEGILEENLDKIFQPFFSTKSPGDGTGLGLSVVHGIVASHHGTIKAKNNKLKGACFTVKLPKS, encoded by the coding sequence ATGAGCATCAAAAATACAGCTTTAGAAGAAAGAATTAAGGAACTTACCTGTTTGTATGAAGTATCTTCTATCATCGTAAATGCAGATGCTGTTGAAATTTCAGAAACGCTAAAGGCCATTGGTAAGAGCTTAAAAAAAGGATTTCAGTTTCCTGAACAAACAAATATTTTAATTGAAATTCCTTTACACACTTACAAAACTGGACCTTTAAATCAAGAACATCAAATTTCTGCTGATGTAATTCTATTCAATAAAATTAAAGGGAGAATTGTAGCATCAATCAAAAAAAAATCTCTTTTATTTTTAGATGAAGAGCAACCTTTGTTGGATAATGTAGCTTTAAAATTAGGGAATTTATTAGAAAGAATAGAAATTCAACAAAATGAAATTTCTCTTAAAAGACAAATGGAACGTGCAGATCGTTTAAAAATATTAGGAGAATTAACTGCAGGAATTGCGCACGAATTAAATACACCTTTAGCCAATATTTTAGGATTTGCAGAGCTTTTAAAAGACGATTTTAAAAATGTTAATCAAACTACTCAAGATGTAGATAAAATTATAAGCAATGCTATTTTTGCAAGAGAAGTTGTTAAAAAATTAATGTTTTTTGCTTGTGAAATGCCACAAGAAAAAAAAGAAATAAATATAGTACCGAATATAAAAAATGCCCTTAATTTATTAGAGGCAACCTTTAGAAAAGAACAGGTAAAACATACAATTATTATTGATGAATCAGAATTAAATTTAAAAGCAGATACTGTTCAAATTACACAAATTTTATTCAACTTAATAATCAATGCTATTTATTTTTCACCTAAAAATGGCTTGGTTACTATTAAAGCTCATCAAACAAAAACAGATATAGTTTTAGAAATTTTTGATGAGGGAGAAGGAATTTTAGAAGAGAATTTAGATAAAATTTTTCAACCATTTTTTTCTACAAAATCTCCTGGAGATGGAACTGGATTGGGTTTAAGCGTAGTTCATGGAATTGTTGCCAGCCATCATGGAACTATTAAAGCAAAGAATAATAAATTAAAAGGTGCTTGTTTTACTGTTAAATTACCAAAATCTTAA